In Salmo salar chromosome ssa14, Ssal_v3.1, whole genome shotgun sequence, the sequence taaataaagttgaaataaatagaTACATTACTTTTCTCTTTCCTGGTACTCAATCTCAACCTTTCCATCTCCAAACTACTCGtttcttttttcctctctctgtgtctctctctgtaggaaGCCCATGCCATGCAGGAGAAGATCTCAGCCCAGTATGTAAATGAGATCCAGATGGCCAAGGCTCAGAGGGACTATGAGCTGAAGAAAGCATCCTATGACATCGAAGTCAACACCAAGAAGGCGGAGTCCGAGATGGCCTACCAGCTACAGGTATGTCCATGATATTACACTAAGACATGGATGTATTGTATTGCACACCCAATCTCGTTATTTGTTTGTTCTCAAAATGGAAAGCAGCTCACCAAACCAATTGAAACAAAACAACACAAAGGTAAAACACagaataaagaaaaaaaatatagagGTAAAACATAACCTCTTAAAAATGGTCATAAGGAGCGCTACTGAGATCTTGGTCTTACAGTTTGAACCCTCCCTGTCAGGTGGCTAAGACCAAGCAGCGCATCGAGGAGGAGAAGATGCAGGTCAAGGTGGTGGAGCGCTCTCAGCAGATCATGCTCCAGGAGCAGGAGATCACCCGCAGGGAAAAGGAGCTGGAGGCTAAGGTCAAGAAGCCCGCTGAGGCCGAGAGATACCGCCTGGAGAAGCTGGCCGAGGCCCAGCGGTGAGTAACAGGGTCTCCAAATGACCTTTCACACATTATATATTGTATTTTGTGAACAATTGCATAGACAATGAAAATATACTAGATAATAATGCGTTCGATggagtgtggctcagttggtagagcatggtgtttgcaacgccagggttgtgggttcgattcccacgggggaccagtacggggggggaaaaaaaaaaaatgtatgaaatgtatgcactcactactgtaagtcgctctggataagagcgtctgctaaatgactaaaatgtaaatgtatgagacAGACAAAAAAACACATATACAAACTATACTGAATATGTACaatgtactatatctgtactgtaTACCTCACTGGCCAACCAAGGTGTATGAGATCAAATAAATGTTTCTCTTCCCACAGTGCACAGCTCATCATGGAGGCAGAGGCTGAAGCAGAGTCCATTAGGGTGAGTGAGCATCACATTGTTCGAGATAGATTCTGAAAACTACATTGTTAGTATAGGACTGTTCCAAGCTTGTTTTACCCCTAAAAGCAGCTCATTCTTGTGTCTGTGACTCGTATGAGCAGAGAGAACTTTAATAGCAATAGGATAAGTCCATGTTCACCACACTCAAGCCATTTTGCTTGTTCAATCAATACTACTAAATATTGCAGTTAACTTACGATAAGTTACACCCAAGGAAGCTGGAACAACATAGTATGGCCGTCATAACAaaatgttcttctctctctctctctctctctctctctctctctctctctctctctctctctctctgtctctctctctctctctctctctctctctcagattaaGGGAGATGCGGAGGCCTTTGCTGTGGAGGCGAAGGGGAGAGCCGAGGCAGAGCAGATGGCCAAGAAGGCCGAAGCCTTCCAGCAGTACAAGGAGGGAGCCATGGTGGACATGCTGCTGGAGCAACTACCACTAGTGAGAAACAAACCTTTGAAGAGACGGAGCTCAAATACACATATGAGATGTGCGCGTTTAACGATCGCCTAAATCCTGCATTGAGTCGAAGATTTGCATGAACAAGTCACAACACTGATAGAAAGTTAGTTCGTACACATAGTTGCAGAGCCCCAAATCGGATCACCGGGCATAGAAACTGGACGGACACCTCTCGTATGTGCCTGTGCCCTCCTCTAGATGGCGGAGGAGATCAGCAGGCCTCTGGCGCAGGCTCAGAAGATCACCATGATTTCCAGCGGGGGCGGCGAGGTGGGCGCGGCCCAGCTCACAGGGGAGGTGCTAGACATCATGACCCGCCTACCAGCGGCGGTGGAGAAACTGACCGGAATCAACATCTCACAGGTGAGACGGCCTACCCATCGATGTGTGGGATGTATTATATAAGGAGATGACTTCTATTTGCCTGCGTAACAACATTCTCAGTAGGTCTCCAATTAATTATACCAGttgttacccccccccccaaaatgattgtcacatacaccggagaggtgcagtgaaatgtgttgttttaaaagGACAGCCATGGTAGTACAGCCATGGTAGTACAGCCATGGTAGTACAGCCATGGTAGTACAGCCATGGTAGTACAGCCATGGTAGTACAGCGCCCTCGGAGcaaattagagttaagtgcctaACTCAAGGATATATCAACAGAccgggtattcgaaccagcgacctttcagctactggcccaacgctctagagTTATATTTCACAGGATAGGATATATGAATAACTTGCCAGATAACTGTGACAAACACGCATGTACATGTATAACTCTCCACTTGACGGTTTATGAAGAATGCTAAAGGTTAACATGTGTCATCGTAAGTATCATGTACAAGATAGTATATCATGCCGGATAGTAATGTTCGTATTGTTGGTAAACCTAGTTGGCTAGCTCACTGATCCTACTTTGTGAATCCTTACTCcttcattttctttctctctccaaaccccccccaaccccaccctctcgctctccgtctctctctctccatctccttctctctcaaccTGTCCGTCCATCCTCTAGGTGGCGACTCGTATGGGCTGAGGAGAGACTCTGGGTGCTCAGGTAGACCTATCATCATAGCCCTGCCTGTGTCTGCGTATGTGTCTACTGTCACAGCCTTACCTTCTCTCCTCAAGGATGTTATACCAACGACGTATCTGTTTCTATGATCAACCCTTTCTATCGATCCCCTCTTCTTTCCATGTATCTTAGTACCCCTTTTCTCTGCTTATCTCACCTCTAACCTTTCACCTCTAACCCGTTTTCTATTTGGCCCTGGATTCCTCCTCCTAACTGCCTGTGTCCACTGCCTTGCTGCCAAACCCTAAGTGCATCTTAACTGGCGAGTTCAATGCAAGCGCGCAATCAACTCGTCCATCCAGTATTGTCATTCGCAGCGCTCGGTCTTACTCATCAGAAGAAAAGGGGACCTGACCAAATCCACGTTTCAGTCTTTCATTGTTTTTAATGTTACTGGTTGTCGTTTTAGTCTGACGAAATGTAATTGGTTAAGAGAAAATGTCACGGCTCTGTTGGCACTAAGTTTGAGTTACAATGAATGTAAAAAATATTCACCATTCAAAGTATCCAATATTCTAATCTATACCTGCAAAGGCTCTTGGGAGAAGTAGTGTGAATAGGCCAGTCAACTGTTGTTTCTCGatatattattattttctatGGATTTCTATCTGTGAAATGTGTGCTTTCCCATTGATGTGTGTACAGTCACTGTTACGACACGTAACTTGTGTGTTTTTGATGTTGTTTTCGTTGTACTTTCTACATCTCTCACACGGAATTATCCTATTTAATCAATATTCGTTAGAAAGGACCTTTTAGTCAAGCAGATTATGTAGCAGTTCTCACAAATGTGACttgcattccttttgtccagagtGCTAGGGGACTGGTTTACTGCTCTGTTATAGCTGTCAACATGTAATTTGACGTTATAATCATGTAATTATTGCACTTCTGCCTAACGCTACGTACTGTAATGTGAAGTTGTACTATTTATGTTAATTGAGATGTACTGTTAGCATTGAAGCTACATTATTCTTAAGGTGGTCCTCAGATCAACGGAAATAGCAGCTGTGATAATGAATAATAAAGGGAGTCATTTTCAGTTTGAAACATGTTGATTGTCGTCAGAAGGAGAGGTGTCATGTAAAAAGAAAAAATTCTGAAAGCATGTCTTCTATTTTTGGGAACCTTTTTCAGCCCAAACTAAAGCTAGCTGTGTCGTATTGTACTAC encodes:
- the LOC106569969 gene encoding flotillin-1, translated to MFYTCGPNEAMVVSGLCRSPPVMISGGRVFVLPCVQKIQRISLNTLTLNVKSDKVYTRHGVPISVTGIAQMKIQGQNKQMLAAACQMFMGKSEGEIAQIALETLEGHQRAIIAHLTVEEIYRDRKKFSEEVFKVASSDLVNMGISVVSYTLKDVHDDQDYLHSLGKSRTAQVQKDARIGEAQFKRDAVIREAHAMQEKISAQYVNEIQMAKAQRDYELKKASYDIEVNTKKAESEMAYQLQVAKTKQRIEEEKMQVKVVERSQQIMLQEQEITRREKELEAKVKKPAEAERYRLEKLAEAQRAQLIMEAEAEAESIRIKGDAEAFAVEAKGRAEAEQMAKKAEAFQQYKEGAMVDMLLEQLPLMAEEISRPLAQAQKITMISSGGGEVGAAQLTGEVLDIMTRLPAAVEKLTGINISQVATRMG